A genomic stretch from Bacterioplanes sanyensis includes:
- a CDS encoding MerR family transcriptional regulator, producing MLEPTHNNELPPIPAKRYFTIGEVSELCDVKPHVLRYWEQEFPQLSPVKRRGNRRYYQRQDVILVREIRALLYQKGYTIGGARQRLEEEGDSKAVAMDQALIKNMISELKELSALLKAD from the coding sequence ATGCTGGAACCGACTCACAACAATGAACTCCCCCCGATCCCGGCAAAACGCTATTTCACCATCGGTGAAGTCAGCGAGCTGTGTGATGTCAAACCCCATGTCCTGCGCTATTGGGAGCAGGAATTTCCACAATTAAGCCCGGTTAAACGCCGTGGCAATCGCCGCTACTACCAGCGCCAAGACGTCATTTTAGTACGCGAAATTCGCGCCTTGCTGTACCAAAAAGGCTACACCATCGGTGGTGCTCGCCAACGCCTGGAAGAAGAGGGCGACTCGAAAGCTGTGGCGATGGATCAAGCTTTGATCAAAAACATGATCAGTGAATTGAAAGAATTATCAGCTTTGTTGAAGGCCGACTAG
- a CDS encoding adenylate kinase yields the protein MKKVAIFGKPGSGKSSIAKKLASCTNIPLHLLDTLAYTKDGRLVAAETFKQSHDVILQSDSWIIDGLGPINCFHERIAAADTLIYIDLPYPTCYWFVFKRMIKGLWEAPLGWPAGSSVLKGSIQSFKTLRLCPKFWNEDFKKRIMNLSDSKSIHIISSTAELDRFLSDTKLKSE from the coding sequence ATGAAAAAAGTAGCCATATTCGGAAAGCCCGGCAGTGGCAAATCCAGCATCGCAAAAAAGCTGGCGTCCTGCACTAACATCCCCCTGCACCTGCTAGATACCTTGGCGTACACCAAGGACGGTAGATTGGTAGCCGCTGAGACATTCAAACAGTCACACGATGTAATCCTACAATCCGACAGCTGGATCATAGATGGACTCGGCCCCATCAATTGCTTTCATGAGCGCATTGCTGCAGCCGATACGCTCATCTACATCGACCTTCCTTACCCAACCTGTTATTGGTTCGTCTTCAAACGGATGATAAAAGGCCTATGGGAAGCACCCCTCGGCTGGCCAGCAGGCAGCTCGGTATTAAAAGGCAGCATTCAGAGTTTTAAAACACTCAGACTCTGCCCAAAGTTTTGGAACGAGGATTTCAAAAAACGGATCATGAATTTATCAGACTCAAAATCCATCCATATCATTTCATCTACTGCTGAGCTAGATCGTTTTTTATCTGATACAAAACTGAAGTCCGAATAG